Part of the Arsenicicoccus sp. oral taxon 190 genome, CCTGGGACCTGCGGCACGGCGACATGCTGGCACCGGTGGCGGGGGAGACCTTCGACCTCGTGGTCAGCAACCCGCCGTTCGTCATCACGCCCCGGGTGGCGGGCGTCCCGGCATACGACTATCGCGACGGCGGACGGGCCGGTGACGCCGTCGTCCAGGGCCTGGTCCGCGGGGTCGGCGCGCACCTGCGCCCGGGCGGCGTCGCGCACTTCCTCGGCAACTGGGAGGTGCGGCACGGCGAGACCTGGCGCGACGTGTGGCAGCGCTGGCTGGACGGGACCGGGCTCGACGCGTGGGTGGTGCAGCGCGAGACCCAGGACCCGGCGGAGTATGCCGAGCTGTGGGTGCGTGACGGCGGCACCTCGAGCGGCCCGGAGTTCGAGCGGCTCTACGGCGCGTGGCTGGACGACTTCGCGGCGAGGGGGGTGGCGCGGATCGGGTTCGGCGTGGTGACGCTGCAGCGGCCGGCGCGCGAGCGGCCGCCGTGGGTCGACCTGGTCGAGGTGACCGGACCGGTCGCCGCGCCGATGGGACCGACGATCGAGGCGGGTATGGTGGCGCGCACCTGGCTCGCCGAGCACGACGACGCCGCGGTGCTGGACACGGCGTGGCGGCTGGCCGAGGACGTGACGGAGGAGCGGTTCGGGCGGCCGGGGGCGCAGGACCCGGCGATCATCCGGGTGCGGCAGGGTGGGGGCCTCGGGGTCGTGCGCACGGCCGGGACGGCGCTCGCGGCCTACCTGTCCGTCGCGGACGGGAGCCTCACGGCCCGCCAGGCGCTCACCGCGATCGCGGCGCTGCTCGAGCGGGACACCGACGAGGTGGTCGCGGAGACGCTCCCGGTGATCCAGGACCTGGTCAAGGACGGCCTGCTGCTCACCCCCTGAGTCACGACCTACCGGCGGCGGTGCGATCAGCCTGGGGAAGGAAGGCCGGTCGATCCTCCTGCCCCCGGCAGGTCAGAAGGTCCAGGAGCGCTTGGAGAGGCCGTACCAGAAGCCGTCGACCGAGCTCACCCCTGCGGGGGACCCGGTCACCGACGCGGCCCCCATCGCGACGAAGAGCGGCGCCCAGTGCTCGCTGCGGGGGTGCGCCTCCCCGGCGGCCGGCGCCCGCCGCTCCCAGTCGAGCACGGCGTCCACGTCGCCGGCCCCCACCACCTCGGCCGCCCACCGGTCGAACTCCACCGACGGGCTCGGCGCCGGAGCGTCCGCGGCCTCGCTCGGCCGGAACCACCGCAGGTTGTGGGTGGTGAAGCCGGACCCGACGATCAGAACGCCCTCCTCGCGCAGCGGCGCCAGGCGCTGCCCCAGGGCGAACAACCCCGGCGGGTCCAGGGTCGGCATCGACAGCTGCAGCACCGGCACGTCCGCGTCGGGGTAGAGCTCGACGAGCGGCACGTAGGCGCCGTGGTCCAGGCCGCGCGCCTGGTCCTGACGCACGTGCCCGTCCAGCAACCCCGCCACCGAGCGGGCGAGCTCCGGCGCAGCCGGAGCGTCATACGCCACCTCGTAGTAACGCTGCGGGAAGCCCCAGAAGTCACGCACCAGCGGGGCGCCGCTGGTCGAGGAGATCGTCACGGGCGCGTCCTCCCAGTGGGCGGAGACCATGAGGATCGACCGCGGCCGCGGGAGGCCGGCGGACCAGGCCGCGAGCTCGGTGGTCCACGTCGCGTCGTCGGCGAGCGGGGGAGCCCCGTGGCTGAGGAAGAGCACGGGCAGCGGCGCGGTGGCGGGGGCGGGCAGCGACATGCGTCCAGGATGCCACATGACTAGTTGAGCATTCAACTAACAAACACGCACCAGACCTCGGGACATGCCGCGGACCAGGCCGGTATGCCGCGCGCCCGGCCGCTCGGCTACGGTGACCACCGTGCACCCCGTCGAAGCGACGACGAATCCGTCGCACGGGCAGCGCAGAAGGTAGGAGAACGTGGCACCCAGCGCAACCGGTCGCAAGCTCGTCATCGTGGAGTCCCCCGGCAAGGTCAGGTCCATCCAGGGCTACCTCGGGGACGGCTACGTGGTCGAGGCCTCCATCGGACACATCCGCGACCTCCCCAACCCCCGCGACCTCCCCGCGGAGCTCAAGAAGGGGCCGTTCGGCAAGTTCGCGGTCGACGTGGACAACGGCTTCGAGGCCTACTACGTCGTCGACGCGGACAAGAAGAAGAAGGTCACCGAGCTGCGGCGGCTGCTGAAGGATGCCCCCGAGCTCTACCTCGCCACCGATGAGGACCGCGAGGGCGAGGCCATCGCGTGGCACCTGCACGAGGTGCTCAAGCCCAAGGTCCCGGTCAAGCGGATGGTCTTCAACGAGATCACCAAGGAGGCGATCCAGCGGGCCGTCACCACCACGCGTGACATCGACCAGGACCTCGTGGACGCCCAGGAGACCCGCCGCATCCTCGACCGGCTCTACGGCTACGAGGTCTCCCCGGTGCTGTGGCGCAAGGTCCGCCAGGGCCTGTCGGCCGGCCGGGTGCAGTCCGTCGCCACCCGCATGGTCGTCGAGCGCGAGCGGGAGCGGATGGCCTTCCGCCGCGCGGCCTTCTGGGACGTCGAGGGGGACTTCGCGCCGGGCGGGGGCGGGCAGGCCTTCACGGCGCGGCTGACCGAGGTGGCCGGCCGGCGCGTGGCGCAGGGCCGTGACTTCGCCGACGACGGCACCCTCACCGCCAAGAACGTCGCCCACCTGGACGAGGCGGCGGCGCGCGAGATCGCCACCGCCGTCATGGCCACCGACGTCATGGTCACCGACGTCGCGGAGAAGCCCTACACCCGGCGCCCGTCCGCCCCCTTCATCACCTCGACCCTCCAGCAGGAGGCGAGCCGCAAGCTGCGCATGAGCAGCAAGAACGCCATGCGCGTCGCCCAGCGCCTCTACGAGGGCGGCTACATCACCTACATGCGCACCGACTCGACGACGCTGTCCGAGCAGGCGCTCACCGCGGCCCGCCAGCAGGCGCGGGACCTCTACGGCGCGGAGTACGTCCCCGACAGCCCCCGCCGCTACGAGAAGAAGTCCAAGAACGCCCAGGAGGCCCACGAGGCGATCCGCCCGGCGGGCGACCGCTTCCGCACCCCGGCGCAGGTCGCCGGGCAGCTGCGCGGCGAGGAGTTCGCGCTCTACGAGCTGATCTGGAAGCGCACCGTCGCCTCGCAGATGGCCGACGCCCGCGGGTCGACCGCCACCGTCCAGCTGGGCGGCGAGCTGCCCGACGGCCGGCGCGTGACCTTCGCCGCGAGCGGGACGGTGATCACGTTCCGGGGCTTCCTGGCGGCATACGAGGAGGGTCGCGACGACGACGAGCGCGCCGCGCGGGCCGCTGCCGACGAGGAGCGGCGCCTGCCCAAGCTCTCGGTCGGGGTCGGTCTGGACACGCTGCGCGCGGAGGCGGAGGGGCACGAGACCAAGCCCCCGGCGCGCTACACCGAGGCCACGCTGGTCAAGGCGCTGGAGGAGAAGGGCATCGGCCGCCCTTCCACCTACGCCGCGACGGTGGGGACCATCCAGGACCGCGGCTACGTCCGCACGCGCGGGTCCGCGCTCATCCCGACCTGGCTGGCCTTCGCCGTGACCCGGCTGCTCGAGGAGCACTTCACCGAGCTCGTCGACTACGACTTCACCGCGGACATGGAGGAGTCGCTCGACCAGATCTCGCGCGGCGACCTCGGCCGGGTGCAGTGGCTGCAGCGGTTCTACTTCGGCGACCAGAGCCGCCACACCGAGGGGCTGTCCGAGCTGGTCGAGGACCTCGGCGAGATCGACGCGCGCGAGATCTCCACGATCCCGCTCGGCGACGGGATGGTGGTGCGCGTCGGGAGATACGGCCCGTATGTCGAAGAGGTGGCCCCCGCCGGCGTGGACCCCGTCACCGGCGAGGTGCCGGAGGGGGCGCAGCTGCCGGAGACGCCGCGGCGGGCCACCATCACCGACGACCTCGCGCCCGACGAGTTGACCCCCGAGAAGGCCCGCGAGCTGCTCGAGGTGGCGTCCGACGACGGCCGCGAGCTCGGCCAGGACCCCGACTCCGGGAGGGCCATCGTCGCCAAGGCCGGTCGGTACGGCCCCTACGTCACCGAGGTGCTGTCGCCGGAGGAGGCCGAGCTCAAGGGCAAGGCCAAGATCAAGCCGCGCACCGCGTCGCTCTTCAAGGACATGGACCTCGCGACCATCGACCTCGACGCCGCGCTGCAGCTGCTGTCGCTGCCGCGGGTCGTCGGGACCGACGCGGAGGGCGTCGAGATCACCGCCCAGAACGGCCGCTACGGCCCCTACCTCAAGAAGGGCACCGACTCGCGCTCCCTGGAGACCGAGCGGCAGCTCTTCTCCATCACGCTGGACGAGGCGCTGGCGATCTACGCCCAGCCCAAGCAGCGCGGTCGGGGTGCGGCCAAGCCGCCGCTGAAGGAGCTGGGGGAGGACCCGGTGTCCGGCAAGCCGGTGGTGGTCAAGGACGGCCGCTTCGGCGCGTACGTCACCGACGGGGAGACCAACGCGACGCTGCGCAAGGACGACGACATCGAGACCCTCACCCCTGAGCGGGGTTTCGAGCTGCTGGCGGAGAAGCGCGCCAAGGGTCCGACGACGCGCAAGCGGGCCGCCAAGAAGGCACCAGCCAAGAAGGCGCCTGCGAAGAAGGCCGCGAAGGCGGCGACGACGACCACGGCGAAGACGGCTGCCACGAAGAAGGCCGGCACGAAGAAGACGGCCTCGAAGAAGACGGCCTCGGCGTCGGGCGACGGCTCCTGACCGGCCGCGCTACGCCTAAGGTGCTGGGCATGCTCCCCCGCCACGTCCTGCCCGGTGCCCTCCTGCTGGTCGGGGCCGCCCTCGCCGGTGGGTGCGGCGCCCCGTCGGCGAGCTCGCCGACGACCTCGAGCGCCACGACCACCTCGAGCGCCACGACCACCTCGAGCGCCACCACGACCGCTGCCACCACCACGACCGCTGCCCCCACCACCGCTGCCGCCACCACGAGCACGCCCGTCACCAAGGGTCAGGCGGGGATCTCGCCGGCCGCGACGGCGACCTTCGGGATGACGGAGTTCTGCGGCTCGCTGAAGTCCGCCGGGTGGAAGCCCGCCGACCTCTCCGCGCTGCGCACGACCACGGTCCGGGCGACCACCGAGGAGATCGTGGACCGGATGGAGCGGCTCGCCGTGGTCACGCCGCCGCCGTCGGTGCAGCAGGACTGGCGGGCGAGCGTGACGGCGTTCGACCAGATCGCGCAGCGGGTGGAGGCGTCCGGCAAGGACGCCGAGGTGCCCCGGATCATCCGGGCCGGCCTGGCGGAGTCCGCAGGCCCTCGGTCGCGGGTGATCGCCGCCGCGGCCCCCTGCCGCTAGCGCGACGAGGCCGACGCCGCGGCGTCCCGAGCCTGGTCCGCACCCTGGTCCAAGGCCTGGTCCAAGGCCTGGTCCAGGTCGGCGACGAGGTCCGCGACGGCCTCGAGCCCCACCGACAGCCGCAGCACGTCGGCGTGCGGGCGCGCGCTCTCGGCGACGGGCCGGTGGGTCAGCGACGCCGGGTGCTGGATCAGGCTGTCGACCCCACCCAGCGAGACGGCGTGGGTGATGAGGCGGGTGCGGGAGACGGCGGCCGCGGCGGCGGCATACCCGCCTCGCACGGCGAAGGCGACCATCGCCCCTGGGCCGGCGAGCTGCCGCCCGAGCAGGCCCTGCGGGTCCTGGCTCGGCAGGCCCGGGTAGTGGACCTGCGCGACCGCCGGGTGACCCGCCAGGTGCTCGGCGATCACCTGGGCGCTCGCCTGCTGGGCGCGCACCCGCACCGGCAGCGTCTGCAACCCCCGGTGCAGCAGGTATGCCGACAGCGGGTGCACCAGGCCTCCGGTGAGCGCCCGCACCGCCCGCAGCCGGCGGGCCCACTCCGGGGTGGTCGCGACGACGCCGGCGATGACGTCGCCGTGGCCGGCGAGGTACTTCGTGGCGGAGTGCATGACGAGGGCCGCACCATGACGGCGAGGCTGCTGCAGCACCGGCGTCGCGAAGGTGTTGTCGACGAGCACCGGCACCGCCCCGGCCTGACGCACCACGTCGTCGAGGTCGAGCAGCTCCAGGGTCGGGTTAGCCGGGGTCTCCACGACGACCAGCCCGGTCTGCGGGGTGATCGCGGCGGCGATCGCGTCCGCGGTGGTCCAGGTGACGGTCGTGCCGAGCAGGCCGTGATCGAGGACGTGGTCGGTGCCGCCGTAGAGCGGCCGGACCGCGACGACGTGCGGGGTGCCGGCGCTGACGGCAGCGATCAGGCAGGCGGTCACGGCGGCCATCCCGCTGCCGAAGGCGACGGCCTCCTCGCACCCCTCGAGCGCGGCGACGGCGTCCTCGGCGCGGGCGACGGTGGGGTTCCACAGCCGTTGGTAGACGAGGGTGTCGCCCGGCTGGGGGCGGCCGCCGGAGGCGAGGTTGTCATAGCTGGCGCCGCCCGCGTCGACGTCCGGGACGGGGTTGGTCGTCGACAGGTCGATCGGGGGCACATGCACCCCGAGACCGGTCAGGTCCTCACGCCCGGCGTGCACGGCCAGGGTGTCGGGGCGCGGACGCGGCATACGGGTCTCGGGCATGGTGGTCCTCCCCAGGGCTGCGACGGTGCAGGGTCTGCGGTCCACCCTAGCGGAGGCCGCAACCTCTCGCGTCAGGGGCACCCCGGTCCGGCGATCTTGCGGTGCCGTCTGCGGTCGAGGGTCACGGCCGCGCGGTGCGCCCCCACTGCCACGCCAGGACGACGAGGGGCACCGCGACGCCCGCCGCCCCCGGCACCAGCGCCGGCACGACGAGGGCCATGGGCGCCAGGCCGTATCCCCGCAGCGCCCCCAGCGTGCCGAGGGGCACCATCCCGAAGGGGGTCGGCACCATCACCGACATGAGCGACAGGTCCGTCGGGCGAGCCCCGGCCAGCAGCGACGCGAGGGCGGCCGCGACGAGAGCGAGCGCCACCCAGCCGCCCACCCCGATCAGCACCGCGGCGAGCGTCGCCCAGACCAGCGCGACCAGCCCCGGCCCGATCAGGTAGACCGTCCGCACCACCGCGTCCGGGAGCGGGAGCGAGCGCCGCAGCCCGGTCGACTGGGTCCAGCTCGTCAGGCCGTCGCCCACCGAGCGGGCGAGGCGCGCGGCCGCGAGCCCGAGCGCGGGCAGGCAGACCACGGGCGGCGCCAGGTGGGCGAGCAGCAGCCCGCCCACGAGCAGCGGTATGCCGACCAGCAGCCGGTCGCCCTGCCGCCCGATCCGCAGCAGGTCCCGCTGCAGCAGGGCGGCGGCCCCGCGACCGCGCCCGCGTCGGGACCGGGTCCGGCCGCGGCGGCCGAGCCGGTCCCGGACGGAGCGGTGGGACACGGCGGACGGGTCCATCATGAGCGCGGACTGGTAGGCGGCGGAGGTGGATTCGCCGGCGCGGCGCAGCTCGGCACCGTCGATGCGGTCGATGCGGCGGTCGGCGGCGAGCAGGCCGCCGACGGCGCAGGCGGTGAGGAGCAGCAGCCCCGCCACCAGGGCGGTGACGCCACCGGCGGCCAGGTGCAGCGCGCCACCGGCGTCCAGGTGCAGCGCGCCGCCCCCTCCGAGCAGCGTCGCGAGCAGCGCCGACACCACGCCGACGGTCGCCAGGGCGCGGGGGGCGAGCGCGACTCGTCGGCGCCACCCGGCCTCGGCCTGCGCCACCGCGACCACCGCCGTGAGGACGAGCGCGACGACGGCCCCGCCCGGGACGCCCCAGGCGACGGCGTCCGGGGTGAGGGCCAGCCCCGCGGTGGCCAGCACCGTGGGCCCGCACAGCGCGCCGAGGAAGGCCGCGCCGAGCGCCATACCCCACACCCGTGGGCGCAGGACCGGTCGGCGCGACAGCGGCCCCGACAGCAGCCAGGTGAGCTTGGCCGGGTCGGCGCCCACGGGTCCGAAGGCCACCGCCAGGCGGGCGATCCCGGCTGCCAGGAGCAGGGCGAGCGCCGTCGCCGACCACCCGCCGGCCGCGCCCGGCACGCACCCGGTGCCGGTGCAGCGTGCCGCGGCCACGACCTCGCCCCACCCGTTGCCGATGATCAGGCCGAGCAGGACGAGGGCCAGGACCCACATGTAGATCTCGACGAACCGCCCCTCGCCCTGGCCGTGGGCGCGCCGCGCCAGCGCCAGGTAGTCCGCCGCCTCAGACGTCACCGTGCAGCTCCACCACCCGCGCGCCCGCCCCCGCCACGAGGCTCGCGTCGTGGGACGCCATCAGCACGCTGCGCCCCGAGGAGGCCTGCGCCGCAAGGTATCCCGTCAGCCAGGCGCGCCCCGCCGCGTCCAGCCGCTGCTCCGGCTCGTCCAGCACCAGCAGCGTCCACGGGCGCACCAGCGCCACCGCCAGCGACAGCCGACGGCGCTGCCCGCTCGACAGCGTCCACGGCACCTGGTCGGCGACGTGCTCGATCCGCAGCGCGGCGAGCGCCCCGTCGACCAGCTCGTCCGGGTCGGCCACCCCGTGCGCCCGCGCCAGCACGTCCAGGTGCTCGAGGACCGTCACGTCCGGGTAGAACCCCGCGTCGTCCAGCACCGCGCACACCGCCCGCCGCACCCGGGGGTCGTTGTCGCGCAACGGCGCCCCGTCGAGCAGGACCTCACCGGCGTCCGGGCTCTCGACGCCGAGGACGCACCGCAGCACCGTGGTCTTCCCGACGCCGTTGGGCCCCACGAGGGCCACCACCTCGCCGGCGCCGACGGACAGCGACAGGTCGGGGACGACGGGGCGCCCGGCATACGTCTTGCTGACCCCTCGCACCTGCAGCCGGGGGAGGGGCCGCTCACCACCCAGGTCTCCGTCGCGCACCCCTCGACGATAGGGCTTGACCCTCACGCGGCGTGAGGCGCCACCGTGGAGCCATGACCGCGACGACAATGAGCGACATGACGCCCCTCACCGTGGGTCAGGTGGCCGAGACGTATGGCGTGACGGTGCGCACCCTGCACCACTACGACCAGATCGGCCTGCTGAGCCCCAGCGAGCGCAGTCACTCGGGCTACCGCCTCTACACGGCGGACGACCTGGAGCGGCTGCAGCACGTCGTCGTCTACCGGCGCCTCGGCTTCCCCCTGGAGGAGGTCGCCGAGCTGCTGGCGGACGTCGAGGCTCGCGGGAGCGACGGCGCCGCGGAGCACCTGCGTCGTCAACGCGCAGCGGTCATGACCCGGCTCGACGAGATGCGCGATCTCGTGCGTGCCATCGACGACGCACTGGAGAGAACCATGACCAAGAAGCCAGCCACCACCGAGGACCTCAAGCAGCTCTTCGGGGACGGCTACCACGAGGACTACCAGGCCGAGGCCGAGCAGCGCTGGGGCGACACCCCCCAGTGGCGGCAGAGCCAGGAGCGCCAGGCGTCCATGACCAAGGACGACTGGGCCGCCGTCAAGGCCGACACCGAGGCGCTCGAGCGCGACCTCGCGGCGGCCGTCCGCGCGGGAGAGCCGACCGACGGCGACGTCGCGGCCGAGCTCGCCGAGCGGCACCGGCGCTCGATCGAGGTGCACTACGACTGCCCGCACGCCTTCCAGGTGAAGCTGGCCGAGATGTACCTCGCCGACCCGCGCTTCACCCAGCACTACGAGGACCTGCACGCCGGGCTCGCGCAGTGGCTGCACGACGCGATCGTGTCCAACGCGGCGCGGCACGGCGCCTGAACACTCGTCGACCGGGTGGGCCCTGGTGGGTCTGCCCGGTCGGCGGGCTGGGCGACCACAGCGTGTCCTTGGGGTGTGGTGGTGGTCGGTATGGCGTCCCCGGGCGACCACAACCTGTCCCGGGGGTGTGGTTGTGGTCGGTATGGCGGGCCCGGGCGACCACACCGTCACCTTGGGGTGTGGTTGTGGTCGGTATGGCGCCCCGAGGCGACCACAACCTGTCCCGGGGGTGTGGTTGTGGTCGGTATGGCGGGCCCGGAGGCTGCCCTCGCGCCGGCGGCCGGTGGGAGGTGGGAGGTTGAGCCGATTTGGGTGCTTGTGCGCCGAGATGTCCGTATCCTTGAGGGCGCATCCGGCCTGTGCCAGGCACGGCCCCGACGGAAGGCACCCCCGTGCACCCCCACCCGACCCCCCGCGTCCGACGAGCTCGGACGCTGTCGTTCGCGCTGGCTCTCGGGCTCGCGGCGCTCCCGGTCGCCGCGGCCGGCGCCGAGGCGATGCCCGCGCCCAAGCCCACCACGACGCGCACCCCGGGCAAGCCCCACCCCCCGAAGCCGCGCAAGCCTCGACCGCCGGCCCCGAGCCCCACCGCGCCCGAGCCGACGTCGTCACCGTCGCCCTCGCCCTCGCCGTCGCCCTCTCCGACACCGACGTCGAGCCCGTCGCCCACCCGTCCCTCGCCGCCGCCCAGCCCCACCCGTCCGCCGGCCCCGACCACACCGGCCCCGCCGCCGCCGACCACGCCGGCGCCGCGGCCCACGACCAGCACGCCCCGGCCGCCGGCCCCACCGACGTCGACCCCGCGGGCCTCGACCGCCGCCCCGGTGCCGCCGACCACGGCCCCGGCGCCGACCGCCCCGGCCGCCCCCGGCACGACGGCGCCCGGCACGACGGCGCCCGGCACGACGGCCCCCGCCGGCAGCCAGCCCGCGGGCACGGGTGCCGCGCCGGCCCCTGGCACCTCCGCACCCGGCACGCCAGCCCCCGGGAGCACCGCAGCCGGCGCGCAACCGGGAGCCGTCCCGCCGGCGGCCGGAGGCCCGGGCGCCCCCGCTGCCGGGGCAGCCGCAGCCGCAGCCGCTGCCGGCGCCGGCACCGGCACGGGCACCGGCACCACCCCCGACCAGGCAGGCACCCCGACCGCCCCCGCCGATGGCACCACCTCCGGCACCAGCTCGTCCGCGCCCACCACGGATGCCGCCGGCGCCGGGTCGAACTCCGTGACCCTGGCCTCCGGCCGCACGGGCGACGCGGGGGACGACGCCGGTCGGACCGGCGCGTTCTTCGCGGCCCTGTGTGCGCTGGTGTCCGGCGGTGTGCTGGTGCTGCGTCGTCGGTTCGCCCCCGACCCGCAGGCCTGAGCCCCGCGGTTCTCCCGGCATACGACTCTGACCCCCCGAGCACCGGCAGGACGTCGGTCGTGACCCGAAGGACTCCCGCATGTCACTCCTGGGCCCGCGTCGGCAGGCTGCCCGCAGGCGTTCGACGCACCGTGGACGAGGCCCTGGCACCGGGCCGCTGATCCTGCTGACGACGGCGGGGCTCCTCGCCGTGGGTGCGCTGACCCTGGGCGGGGCGGCCGACCCGGCGGCCCCGGACCGTCCGGCCCCGCGCCGGCTGCTGTCCGCGGACCTCGCCGTGCGCGCAGCCCCGGCCGCCACCCCAGCCCCAGCCGCCACCCCAGCCGCCACCCCAGCCCCCACCCCGGCCGCCACCCCAGCCCCGGCGCCGTGGGAGCTGCAGCCGGGGACGTTCGGGCAGCCCGTCCCGACGGGCGCGGCCGCGGGGATCGCCCCGGCGCGCCCGGTCAGCCGGACGCCCTCGCACCCGGGCCGGACGACACCGGCGGCACCGGCGGCGGTCCGGAGCCCCGCTCGCCCGGCCCCGGCCACCCCCAACGCCGGCCCCCGTCCCGCTGTGGCCGCGGCCCAGTGGCAGGACCCGGGGGAGAGCGTGGAGCGTATGGCGGTGCTCTTCCTCGCGATGGCGGCGTTCCTGGGCGCCTTCATCGTGTGGCTGCACCGCCGGGACGCCTGAGCCCCGCCACGAGGGGCGGGGCTCAGGGAAGGTCAGCCGCGGGGAGGTCGGCGACCGGCCGGGCCATCGACCGGAGACGCCGACGACTGCGGGTCAGTCGCGGGGCTCGGCCTCCCGGCGCAGGTCCTGGGCCTCGAGCCGCAGCTCGTCCAGGGTCTTCTCGCGCTTCTTGATGCCCTTGTCGTCGCGCGGGGGCAGGAGCACCTGGTCCTCGGCGGGCATCCCGGCGGCCAGCTGGCGCGACCGCTCCACCTCGGAGTCGAACTCCGCGCCAAAGAGCAGCGCCAGGTTGGTGATCCACAGCCACAGCAGGAAGACGATCACACCGGCGATGGAGCCGTAG contains:
- a CDS encoding N5-glutamine methyltransferase family protein, whose protein sequence is MTVTPLPEHLDLGAVASLRADLAAVGYTVEGVQAALGPVASAALHREQALPALRATAEADGPAEASTAHASTAHASTADPVDPVDPVDPADSGSALRLLVRLFTLGRPVPRAALDRALRQTTTAGLESLGLVLADDGPGGEVQALLDLRPYGDEEHTWWVASDLGEVARGEQLPTHHVLGIGGASATLASWTPRRRVAHALDLGTGCGIQALHLASHADQVVATDISRRALAIARLNAALADQAWDLRHGDMLAPVAGETFDLVVSNPPFVITPRVAGVPAYDYRDGGRAGDAVVQGLVRGVGAHLRPGGVAHFLGNWEVRHGETWRDVWQRWLDGTGLDAWVVQRETQDPAEYAELWVRDGGTSSGPEFERLYGAWLDDFAARGVARIGFGVVTLQRPARERPPWVDLVEVTGPVAAPMGPTIEAGMVARTWLAEHDDAAVLDTAWRLAEDVTEERFGRPGAQDPAIIRVRQGGGLGVVRTAGTALAAYLSVADGSLTARQALTAIAALLERDTDEVVAETLPVIQDLVKDGLLLTP
- a CDS encoding dioxygenase family protein; translation: MSLPAPATAPLPVLFLSHGAPPLADDATWTTELAAWSAGLPRPRSILMVSAHWEDAPVTISSTSGAPLVRDFWGFPQRYYEVAYDAPAAPELARSVAGLLDGHVRQDQARGLDHGAYVPLVELYPDADVPVLQLSMPTLDPPGLFALGQRLAPLREEGVLIVGSGFTTHNLRWFRPSEAADAPAPSPSVEFDRWAAEVVGAGDVDAVLDWERRAPAAGEAHPRSEHWAPLFVAMGAASVTGSPAGVSSVDGFWYGLSKRSWTF
- the topA gene encoding type I DNA topoisomerase, which gives rise to MAPSATGRKLVIVESPGKVRSIQGYLGDGYVVEASIGHIRDLPNPRDLPAELKKGPFGKFAVDVDNGFEAYYVVDADKKKKVTELRRLLKDAPELYLATDEDREGEAIAWHLHEVLKPKVPVKRMVFNEITKEAIQRAVTTTRDIDQDLVDAQETRRILDRLYGYEVSPVLWRKVRQGLSAGRVQSVATRMVVERERERMAFRRAAFWDVEGDFAPGGGGQAFTARLTEVAGRRVAQGRDFADDGTLTAKNVAHLDEAAAREIATAVMATDVMVTDVAEKPYTRRPSAPFITSTLQQEASRKLRMSSKNAMRVAQRLYEGGYITYMRTDSTTLSEQALTAARQQARDLYGAEYVPDSPRRYEKKSKNAQEAHEAIRPAGDRFRTPAQVAGQLRGEEFALYELIWKRTVASQMADARGSTATVQLGGELPDGRRVTFAASGTVITFRGFLAAYEEGRDDDERAARAAADEERRLPKLSVGVGLDTLRAEAEGHETKPPARYTEATLVKALEEKGIGRPSTYAATVGTIQDRGYVRTRGSALIPTWLAFAVTRLLEEHFTELVDYDFTADMEESLDQISRGDLGRVQWLQRFYFGDQSRHTEGLSELVEDLGEIDAREISTIPLGDGMVVRVGRYGPYVEEVAPAGVDPVTGEVPEGAQLPETPRRATITDDLAPDELTPEKARELLEVASDDGRELGQDPDSGRAIVAKAGRYGPYVTEVLSPEEAELKGKAKIKPRTASLFKDMDLATIDLDAALQLLSLPRVVGTDAEGVEITAQNGRYGPYLKKGTDSRSLETERQLFSITLDEALAIYAQPKQRGRGAAKPPLKELGEDPVSGKPVVVKDGRFGAYVTDGETNATLRKDDDIETLTPERGFELLAEKRAKGPTTRKRAAKKAPAKKAPAKKAAKAATTTTAKTAATKKAGTKKTASKKTASASGDGS
- a CDS encoding trans-sulfuration enzyme family protein; this encodes MPETRMPRPRPDTLAVHAGREDLTGLGVHVPPIDLSTTNPVPDVDAGGASYDNLASGGRPQPGDTLVYQRLWNPTVARAEDAVAALEGCEEAVAFGSGMAAVTACLIAAVSAGTPHVVAVRPLYGGTDHVLDHGLLGTTVTWTTADAIAAAITPQTGLVVVETPANPTLELLDLDDVVRQAGAVPVLVDNTFATPVLQQPRRHGAALVMHSATKYLAGHGDVIAGVVATTPEWARRLRAVRALTGGLVHPLSAYLLHRGLQTLPVRVRAQQASAQVIAEHLAGHPAVAQVHYPGLPSQDPQGLLGRQLAGPGAMVAFAVRGGYAAAAAAVSRTRLITHAVSLGGVDSLIQHPASLTHRPVAESARPHADVLRLSVGLEAVADLVADLDQALDQALDQGADQARDAAASASSR
- a CDS encoding DUF6297 family protein, producing MTSEAADYLALARRAHGQGEGRFVEIYMWVLALVLLGLIIGNGWGEVVAAARCTGTGCVPGAAGGWSATALALLLAAGIARLAVAFGPVGADPAKLTWLLSGPLSRRPVLRPRVWGMALGAAFLGALCGPTVLATAGLALTPDAVAWGVPGGAVVALVLTAVVAVAQAEAGWRRRVALAPRALATVGVVSALLATLLGGGGALHLDAGGALHLAAGGVTALVAGLLLLTACAVGGLLAADRRIDRIDGAELRRAGESTSAAYQSALMMDPSAVSHRSVRDRLGRRGRTRSRRGRGRGAAALLQRDLLRIGRQGDRLLVGIPLLVGGLLLAHLAPPVVCLPALGLAAARLARSVGDGLTSWTQSTGLRRSLPLPDAVVRTVYLIGPGLVALVWATLAAVLIGVGGWVALALVAAALASLLAGARPTDLSLMSVMVPTPFGMVPLGTLGALRGYGLAPMALVVPALVPGAAGVAVPLVVLAWQWGRTARP
- a CDS encoding ABC transporter ATP-binding protein; its protein translation is MRDGDLGGERPLPRLQVRGVSKTYAGRPVVPDLSLSVGAGEVVALVGPNGVGKTTVLRCVLGVESPDAGEVLLDGAPLRDNDPRVRRAVCAVLDDAGFYPDVTVLEHLDVLARAHGVADPDELVDGALAALRIEHVADQVPWTLSSGQRRRLSLAVALVRPWTLLVLDEPEQRLDAAGRAWLTGYLAAQASSGRSVLMASHDASLVAGAGARVVELHGDV
- a CDS encoding MerR family transcriptional regulator produces the protein MTATTMSDMTPLTVGQVAETYGVTVRTLHHYDQIGLLSPSERSHSGYRLYTADDLERLQHVVVYRRLGFPLEEVAELLADVEARGSDGAAEHLRRQRAAVMTRLDEMRDLVRAIDDALERTMTKKPATTEDLKQLFGDGYHEDYQAEAEQRWGDTPQWRQSQERQASMTKDDWAAVKADTEALERDLAAAVRAGEPTDGDVAAELAERHRRSIEVHYDCPHAFQVKLAEMYLADPRFTQHYEDLHAGLAQWLHDAIVSNAARHGA